In Betta splendens chromosome 19, fBetSpl5.4, whole genome shotgun sequence, the following proteins share a genomic window:
- the nrap gene encoding nebulin-related-anchoring protein isoform X1: MQSCARCGFVVYPAEKINCIDQNWHKACFHCDVCKMVLTANNFVSHKKRPYCSVHNPRNNSFTSVYETPVNINAKKQSEASSELKYREDGERFMSTFHYDMKSMELEKARLASQMSGQSIVSKQACQSQAAFSQQQSWYSGTVTNQEVVTMSQAQKTLSDVKFTEEYEQSKGKGSFPAMITPGYQAAKSANALASNVEYKKGHEERVSKYTAFVDPPEVLLAKKQGQIVSDYAYTEEFEQQRGKGSFPAHLTPGYKMSKKATELASDIKYRQMYEQELKGKASTEAAITESIHARENAENFSQIAYTEEYEQQRGKGSFPAMITPGYYLAKKAQENASDLKYRKDLNKMKGTSHYHSLTSEDNLSLQNARKINKLVSEVEYKKDLENTKGHSINFCDTPQFQNAAKVAKFTSDNKYKEKYISDMKGHYEDSGIDKKTMHAMKARKLASDITYKQGHEQEQSENRYQATLTPGYQSQRKLDPLKDKNYRQHIDQVKYSAVTDTPEIVLARKNAQLVSNLNYKADYEKTKHQYTLSEDLPQIKKAKANAALCSDIKYKEEWEKTKSKACDIGVDDLSVRAAKASRDLASDIKYKEAYAKNKEKSVGVNVSDSKTLHSLQVAKMSSDIEYKKGSKESQAQYNLPLDMINLSHAKKAQALASDLEYRTKLHDYTVMADDIKVQQAKKAYSLQSENQYRSDLNWMKGVGWETEGSLNITQAKKAGELLSDTKYRQKADSIKFTQVADDLSIKHAQKSQELQSDLAYKANTEHDMHQYTITKDEPLFRQARANADLLSGKVYKSSWEKQREKGFELRLDSLSILNAKAKRDLASDVKYKENYQKNKGKVIGIKSVSDDSQMAHSALATKLQSDRHYRKNYEDTKTNYSVSLDMLNISHAKKAQDLATETNYRTVLHEYTTLPTDASVAWAKQAYGLQSDKQYRSDLNWMKGVGWEASKSLDVQQAKKAGDLVSEKKYRQDVSALKFTSVEDTPEMVQAKLSNKLAIDRLYKEKGENMKHNYTVSRELPELVQAKVNAMNLSESHYKESWTKLRDGGYKLSLDAIPFQSAKASAEILSDQKYKEDFEKTKGKMIGLRGLQDDLNIAHSVHASRLQSDIKYKQDSAKELSKFHLPMDMLEVSHAKKAQSLVSDQDYRLTLHQYTSLPDDMKVQAAKKAYALQSEKLYRSDLNYLRGAAWIATGALQIEGSKKATDLISDKKYRQQPYHFKHTSVTDSPDIIHAKVSGQITNERLYKEKGVNDQHNYTITSERPEITQAKINAANFSEIKYKESWHTLRAQGYKLTMQDIPFQAAKTSTGIASDYMYKHNHLLDKGKHIGVKSVLDDPHLLHCLQAGRLASDQEYRRSALSASGRYRLTPDMIHLVTAKNAQALASEQDYRKRLHEYTALPDDMKVAWAKKAYDLQSEKLYKSDLRFMKGVAWDGVGAPQLESAKKAGELISDKKYRQLPDRLKFTSVADSPDIIHAKTSYQQCSERLYKSGKNDDMHKYTLHPDDPDFVRAKINAQQISDKVYKASGEQVKTSGFDLRLDAIPFQTAKVSREIASDFHYKESHLKEKGKQVGLRCVEDDPKMVHSLAASKLQSNLEYKRQSKQERGNYKIHADQPEFQQAKRSQAQASDLTYRRKLHDYTCDPQQLDVKHAKQAYKLQSDVNYKSDLNWIKGVGWTPPGSHKAELARRAAELGLAEGVSADEAIAKYQHMMMLYHQQQMEQQQQQQQQQQQAFEEVEACKEIQRGVNMDAMEVLHVKRKKTIQTVQKKATSSTTSFRSMEKKSSTTSSSSSAGLQSTVRTSTKAIEDA; the protein is encoded by the exons ATGCAGTCCTGTGCTAGGTGTGGGTTTGTGGTCTATCCAGCTGAGAAGATCAACTGTATTGACCAG AACTGGCACAAAGCATGCTTTCACTGCGACGTCTGCAAGATGGTGCTCACCGCCAACAACTTTGTCAGCCACAAGAAAAGGCCGTACTGCTCCGT ACACAATCCGAGGAACAACTCCTTCACAAGTGTCTACGAGACCCCCGTCAACATCAACGCAAAGAAGCAAAGCGAGGCGAGCAGTGAG CTGAAGTATCGTGAAGATGGCGAGCGCTTCATGTCCACCTTCCACTACGACATGAAGTccatggagctggagaaggcgcGTCTAGCCAGTCAGATGTCCGGACAG TCTATCGTATCCAAACAGGCCTGTCAGTCTCAGGCTGCCTTCtcccagcagcagagctggTACTCAGGCACAGTGACCAACCAGGAGGTAGTAACAATGTCTCAGGCCCAGAAGACGCTCAGCGAC GTGAAGTTCACAGAGGAATACGAGCAGTCAAAGGGAAAGGGCAGCTTCCCTGCCATGATCACGCCTGGCTATCAAGCTGCTAAGTCTGCCAATGCTTTGGCCAGTAAT GTGGAATATAAAAAAGGACACGAGGAAAGAGTTTCAAAGTACACAGCATTCGTTGACCCTCCAGAGGTGCTTCTAGCCAAAAAACAGGGACAAATTGTTAGCGAT TACGCCTATACAGAagagtttgagcagcagagaggcaaAGGTAGTTTCCCTGCACATCTTACGCCTGGATACAAGATGTCAAAGAAGGCCACTGAGCTGGCCAGTGAT ATTAAATATCGTCAGATGTATGAGCAGGAGTTGAAGGGAAAGGCGAGCACCGAGGCCGCGATCACTGAATCCATTCACGCACGAGAAAACGCAGAGAACTTCAGCCAG ATCGCCTATACTGAAGAGTATGAGCAGCAACGGGGCAAAGGAAGCTTCCCAGCAATGATCACTCCTGGGTATTATTTGGCAAAGAAGGCACAAGAAAATGCAAGTGAT CTAAAATACAGAAAGGACTTAAACAAGATGAAAGGCACGTCCCACTACCACAGCCTGACATCTGAGGACAATCTGAGCCTGCAGAACGCCCGGAAGATCAACAAGCTTGTCAGCGAG GTGGAGTATAAAAAggacctggagaacaccaaAGGTCACAGCATCAATTTCTGTGACACACCACAGtttcaaaatgctgcaaaaGTCGCTAAATTCACAAGTGAT AACAAATACAAAGAGAAGTACATCAGTGATATGAAGGGCCACTATGAAGACTCTGGGATCGATAAGAAGACCATGCATGCCATGAAAGCGCGGAAGCTGGCGAGTGAT ATCACTTATAAACAAGGTCAcgaacaggagcagagtgagAACCGCTACCAAGCCACCCTCACGCCAGGCTACCAGAGTCAGAGGAAACTGGATCCACTCAAAGAT aagaACTACAGGCAGCACATCGACCAGGTCAAGTACAGTGCAGTGACCGACACGCCTGAGATTGTTCTCGCCAGGAAAAACGCTCAGCTTGTCAGCAAC CTAAATTACAAAGCAGACTATGAAAAGACCAAGCATCAGTACACGCTCTCCGAAGACCTTCCCCAAATCAAAAAGGCCAAAGCCAACGCTGCGCTGTGCAGCGAC ATTAAATACAAAGAGGAGTGGGAGAAGACCAAGTCTAAAGCCTGCGACATCGGCGTGGACGACCTGAGCGTCCGGGCAGCGAAGGCGTCACGAGACCTCGCCAGCGAC ATCAAATACAAAGAGGCCTACGCGAAGAACAAGGAGAAGTCAGTGGGGGTCAATGTGAGCGACTCCAAGACTCTGCACTCTCTTCAAGTGGCCAAGATGAGCAGCGAT ATCGAGTACAAGAAAGGCTCGAAGGAGAGCCAGGCCCAGTACAACCTCCCTCTGGACATGATCAACTTGAGCCACGCCAAGAAGGCCCAGGCCCTCGCCAGCGACCTGGAGTACCGCACCAAGCTCCACGACTACACCGTCATGGCCGACGACATCAAGGTTCAGCAGGCCAAAAAGGCGTACTCCCTTCAAAGCGAG AACCAGTATCGCTCCGACCTGAACTGGATGAAAGGCGTGGGCTGGGAGACTGAAGGCAGTCTGAACATCACACAGGCCAAGAAAGCTGGGGAGCTGCTAAGTGAT ACTAAATACCGTCAGAAGGCAGATAGCATCAAATTCACCCAGGTGGCAGATGATCTGTCCATCAAACACGCCCAAAAGAGCCAGGAGCTCCAGAGCGAC CTGGCgtacaaagcaaacacagagcacGACATGCACCAGTACACCATCACCAAGGATGAGCCTCTGTTCAGGCAGGCCAGGGCCAATGCCGACCTCCTCAGCGGG AAAGTGTACAAGAGCAgctgggagaagcagagggagaagggCTTCGAGCTGCGGCTGGACTCTCTGTCCATACTCAATGCCAAAGCCAAGAGAGACCTGGCCAGTGAT GTCAAATACAAGGAGAAttaccagaaaaacaaaggcaagGTTATCGGCATCAAGTCGGTAAGTGACGACTCTCAGATGGCTCATTCAGCGCTGGCCACCAAACTACAGAGTGACCGCCACTACAGGAAAAACTATGAGGACACAAAGACCAACTACAG CGTTTCTCTGGACATGCTGAACATCAGCCATGCCAAGAAAGCTCAAGACCTGGCGACGGAGACCAACTACAGGACCGTCCTGCACGAGTACACGACGCTGCCCACGGACGCCAGCGTGGCCTGGGCGAAGCAGGCCTACGGGTTACAGAGCGAT AAACAGTACAGGTCGGATCTGAACTGGATGAAGGGCGTCGGCTGGGAAGCCTCAAAATCCCTGGATGTGCAGCAGGCGAAGAAGGCTGGAGATCTCGTCAGCGAG AAAAAGTACCGTCAGGATGTGAGTGCTCTAAAGTTTACCAGCGTTGAGGACACGCCGGAGATGGTTCAAGCCAAACTCAGCAACAAACTGGCCATTGAT AGGTTGTACAAGGAGAAGGGTGAAAACATGAAGCACAACTACACAGTAAGCAGAGAGCTGCCGGAGCTGGTGCAGGCCAAGGTCAACGCCATGAACCTCAGCGAG AGCCATTACAAGGAATCCTGGACTAAACTACGTGACGGAGGCTACAAGCTGAGCCTGGATGCTATTCCCTTCCAGTCCGCCAAAGCGTCCGCAGAGATCCTCAGTGAT CAAAAGTATAAAGAAGACTTTGAGAAGACTAAAGGGAAGATGATTGGACTGAGGGGGCTGCAGGACGACCTAAACATCGCACACTCGGTTCACGCCAGCAGGCTGCAAAGCGAT ATCAAGTACAAGCAAGACTCGGCGAAGGAGCTGTCGAAGTTCCACCTTCCCATGGACATGCTGGAGGTGTCGCACGCCAAAAAGGCCCAGTCGCTGGTCAGCGATCAGGACTACAGGCTGACCCTGCACCAGTACACGTCGCTGCCCGACGACATGAAGGTGCAGGCGGCCAAGAAGGCGTACGCTCTGCAGAGTGAG AAACTGTATCGCTCGGACCTGAACTACCTGCGTGGCGCCGCCTGGATCGCCACCGGGGCCCTGCAGATCGAAGGCTCCAAGAAGGCCACGGACCTCATCAGTGAC AAAAAGTACCGCCAGCAGCCGTACCACTTCAAGCACACGTCCGTCACCGACTCTCCCGATATCATCCACGCCAAAGTCAGCGGGCAGATTACAAATGAG cgCTTGTACAAAGAAAAGGGAGTGAATGATCAACACAACTACACAATAACAAGCGAGAGACCGGAGATTACACAAGCAAAGATCAATGCAGCCAACTTCAGTGAG ATAAAGTATAAGGAATCCTGGCACACTCTGAGGGCACAGGGATACAAGCTCACTATGCAGGACATCCCCTTCCAGGCTGCCAAAACCTCCACAGGCATCGCTAGTGAT TACATGTACAAACACAACCACCTGTTGGATAAAGGGAAACACATCGGCGTCAAAAGCGTCCTGGACGACCCGCACCTCCTGCACTGCCTGCAGGCGGGCCGGCTGGCCAGCGACCAGGAGTACCGCAGGAGCGCGCTGAGCGCCAGCGGCCGGTACCGCCTCACGCCCGACATGATCCACCTGGTGACGGCCAAGAACGCCCAGGCCCTGGCCAGCGAGCAGGACTACAGGAAGAGGCTGCACGAGTACACGGCGCTGCCGGACGACATGAAGGTCGCGTGGGCCAAGAAGGCGTACGACCTGCAGAGCGAG AAACTGTACAAGTCCGACCTTAGGTTCATGAAAGGAGTGGCCTGGGACGGAGTGGGGGCGCCTCAGCTGGAGTCAGCCAAGAAGGCTGGGGAGCTCATAAGTGAC AAGAAGTATCGTCAGCTGCCGGACAGACTGAAGTTCACCTCAGTGGCCGACTCTCCCGACATCATCCACGCTAAGACGAGCTATCAGCAGTGCAGCGAG AGGCTGTACAAGTCTGGGAAGAACGACGACATGCACAAGTACACGTTACATCCGGACGATCCGGACTTTGTCAGAGCCAAGATCAACGCCCAGCAGATCAGCGAC AAAGTTTACAAGGCGTCTGGGGAGCAGGTGAAGACGTCGGGCTTCGACTTGAGGCTGGACGCTATTCCCTTCCAGACGGCCAAAGTCTCCAGGGAAATTGCCAGCGAT ttccACTATAAGGAGTCCCACCTGAAGGAGAAGGGCAAGCAGGTGGGCCTGCGCTGCGTGGAGGACGATCCCAAGATGGTGCACTCGCTGGCCGCCAGCAAACTCCAGAGCAACCTGGAGTACAAGCGCCAGTCCAAGCAGGAGCGCGGCAACTACAAGATCCACGCCGACCAGCCCGAGTTCCAGCAGGCCAAGAGGAGCCAGGCTCAGGCCAGCGACCTCACGTACCGCCGCAAGCTCCACGACTACACCTGTGACCCCCAACAGCTCGACGTCAAGCACGCCAAGCAGGCCTACAAGCTGCAGAGCGAC gtgaactacaAGTCAGACCTGAACTGGATCAAAGGAGTGGGCTGGACCCCTCCTGGCTCCCATAAGGCCGAGCTCGCCCGCCGGGCAGCCGAGCTGGGGCTGGCTGAGGGCGTTAGCGCCGACGAAGCTATCGCTAAGTACCAGCACATGATGATG ctgtatcaccagcagcagatggagcagcagcagcagcagcagcagcagcagcagcaggccttcGAAGAGGTGGAAGCCTGTAAAGAGATCCAACGAGGTGTCAACATGGACGCCATGGAGGTGCTGCACGTCAAGAGGAAGAAGACCATCCAGACGGTGCAGAAGAAAGCCACCAGCTCAACGACCTCGTTCAGGTCCATGGAGAAGAAGTCCAGCACTACCTCGTCTTCCTCGTCAGCTGGTCTCCAAAGCACAGTGAGAACATCTACTAAAGCAATAGAAGACGCGTAA
- the nrap gene encoding nebulin-related-anchoring protein isoform X3 translates to MQSCARCGFVVYPAEKINCIDQNWHKACFHCDVCKMVLTANNFVSHKKRPYCSVHNPRNNSFTSVYETPVNINAKKQSEASSELKYREDGERFMSTFHYDMKSMELEKARLASQMSGQQSWYSGTVTNQEVVTMSQAQKTLSDVKFTEEYEQSKGKGSFPAMITPGYQAAKSANALASNVEYKKGHEERVSKYTAFVDPPEVLLAKKQGQIVSDYAYTEEFEQQRGKGSFPAHLTPGYKMSKKATELASDIKYRQMYEQELKGKASTEAAITESIHARENAENFSQIAYTEEYEQQRGKGSFPAMITPGYYLAKKAQENASDLKYRKDLNKMKGTSHYHSLTSEDNLSLQNARKINKLVSEVEYKKDLENTKGHSINFCDTPQFQNAAKVAKFTSDNKYKEKYISDMKGHYEDSGIDKKTMHAMKARKLASDITYKQGHEQEQSENRYQATLTPGYQSQRKLDPLKDKNYRQHIDQVKYSAVTDTPEIVLARKNAQLVSNLNYKADYEKTKHQYTLSEDLPQIKKAKANAALCSDIKYKEEWEKTKSKACDIGVDDLSVRAAKASRDLASDIKYKEAYAKNKEKSVGVNVSDSKTLHSLQVAKMSSDIEYKKGSKESQAQYNLPLDMINLSHAKKAQALASDLEYRTKLHDYTVMADDIKVQQAKKAYSLQSENQYRSDLNWMKGVGWETEGSLNITQAKKAGELLSDTKYRQKADSIKFTQVADDLSIKHAQKSQELQSDLAYKANTEHDMHQYTITKDEPLFRQARANADLLSGKVYKSSWEKQREKGFELRLDSLSILNAKAKRDLASDVKYKENYQKNKGKVIGIKSVSDDSQMAHSALATKLQSDRHYRKNYEDTKTNYSVSLDMLNISHAKKAQDLATETNYRTVLHEYTTLPTDASVAWAKQAYGLQSDKQYRSDLNWMKGVGWEASKSLDVQQAKKAGDLVSEKKYRQDVSALKFTSVEDTPEMVQAKLSNKLAIDRLYKEKGENMKHNYTVSRELPELVQAKVNAMNLSESHYKESWTKLRDGGYKLSLDAIPFQSAKASAEILSDQKYKEDFEKTKGKMIGLRGLQDDLNIAHSVHASRLQSDIKYKQDSAKELSKFHLPMDMLEVSHAKKAQSLVSDQDYRLTLHQYTSLPDDMKVQAAKKAYALQSEKLYRSDLNYLRGAAWIATGALQIEGSKKATDLISDKKYRQQPYHFKHTSVTDSPDIIHAKVSGQITNERLYKEKGVNDQHNYTITSERPEITQAKINAANFSEIKYKESWHTLRAQGYKLTMQDIPFQAAKTSTGIASDYMYKHNHLLDKGKHIGVKSVLDDPHLLHCLQAGRLASDQEYRRSALSASGRYRLTPDMIHLVTAKNAQALASEQDYRKRLHEYTALPDDMKVAWAKKAYDLQSEKLYKSDLRFMKGVAWDGVGAPQLESAKKAGELISDKKYRQLPDRLKFTSVADSPDIIHAKTSYQQCSERLYKSGKNDDMHKYTLHPDDPDFVRAKINAQQISDKVYKASGEQVKTSGFDLRLDAIPFQTAKVSREIASDFHYKESHLKEKGKQVGLRCVEDDPKMVHSLAASKLQSNLEYKRQSKQERGNYKIHADQPEFQQAKRSQAQASDLTYRRKLHDYTCDPQQLDVKHAKQAYKLQSDVNYKSDLNWIKGVGWTPPGSHKAELARRAAELGLAEGVSADEAIAKYQHMMMLYHQQQMEQQQQQQQQQQQAFEEVEACKEIQRGVNMDAMEVLHVKRKKTIQTVQKKATSSTTSFRSMEKKSSTTSSSSSAGLQSTVRTSTKAIEDA, encoded by the exons ATGCAGTCCTGTGCTAGGTGTGGGTTTGTGGTCTATCCAGCTGAGAAGATCAACTGTATTGACCAG AACTGGCACAAAGCATGCTTTCACTGCGACGTCTGCAAGATGGTGCTCACCGCCAACAACTTTGTCAGCCACAAGAAAAGGCCGTACTGCTCCGT ACACAATCCGAGGAACAACTCCTTCACAAGTGTCTACGAGACCCCCGTCAACATCAACGCAAAGAAGCAAAGCGAGGCGAGCAGTGAG CTGAAGTATCGTGAAGATGGCGAGCGCTTCATGTCCACCTTCCACTACGACATGAAGTccatggagctggagaaggcgcGTCTAGCCAGTCAGATGTCCGGACAG cagagctggTACTCAGGCACAGTGACCAACCAGGAGGTAGTAACAATGTCTCAGGCCCAGAAGACGCTCAGCGAC GTGAAGTTCACAGAGGAATACGAGCAGTCAAAGGGAAAGGGCAGCTTCCCTGCCATGATCACGCCTGGCTATCAAGCTGCTAAGTCTGCCAATGCTTTGGCCAGTAAT GTGGAATATAAAAAAGGACACGAGGAAAGAGTTTCAAAGTACACAGCATTCGTTGACCCTCCAGAGGTGCTTCTAGCCAAAAAACAGGGACAAATTGTTAGCGAT TACGCCTATACAGAagagtttgagcagcagagaggcaaAGGTAGTTTCCCTGCACATCTTACGCCTGGATACAAGATGTCAAAGAAGGCCACTGAGCTGGCCAGTGAT ATTAAATATCGTCAGATGTATGAGCAGGAGTTGAAGGGAAAGGCGAGCACCGAGGCCGCGATCACTGAATCCATTCACGCACGAGAAAACGCAGAGAACTTCAGCCAG ATCGCCTATACTGAAGAGTATGAGCAGCAACGGGGCAAAGGAAGCTTCCCAGCAATGATCACTCCTGGGTATTATTTGGCAAAGAAGGCACAAGAAAATGCAAGTGAT CTAAAATACAGAAAGGACTTAAACAAGATGAAAGGCACGTCCCACTACCACAGCCTGACATCTGAGGACAATCTGAGCCTGCAGAACGCCCGGAAGATCAACAAGCTTGTCAGCGAG GTGGAGTATAAAAAggacctggagaacaccaaAGGTCACAGCATCAATTTCTGTGACACACCACAGtttcaaaatgctgcaaaaGTCGCTAAATTCACAAGTGAT AACAAATACAAAGAGAAGTACATCAGTGATATGAAGGGCCACTATGAAGACTCTGGGATCGATAAGAAGACCATGCATGCCATGAAAGCGCGGAAGCTGGCGAGTGAT ATCACTTATAAACAAGGTCAcgaacaggagcagagtgagAACCGCTACCAAGCCACCCTCACGCCAGGCTACCAGAGTCAGAGGAAACTGGATCCACTCAAAGAT aagaACTACAGGCAGCACATCGACCAGGTCAAGTACAGTGCAGTGACCGACACGCCTGAGATTGTTCTCGCCAGGAAAAACGCTCAGCTTGTCAGCAAC CTAAATTACAAAGCAGACTATGAAAAGACCAAGCATCAGTACACGCTCTCCGAAGACCTTCCCCAAATCAAAAAGGCCAAAGCCAACGCTGCGCTGTGCAGCGAC ATTAAATACAAAGAGGAGTGGGAGAAGACCAAGTCTAAAGCCTGCGACATCGGCGTGGACGACCTGAGCGTCCGGGCAGCGAAGGCGTCACGAGACCTCGCCAGCGAC ATCAAATACAAAGAGGCCTACGCGAAGAACAAGGAGAAGTCAGTGGGGGTCAATGTGAGCGACTCCAAGACTCTGCACTCTCTTCAAGTGGCCAAGATGAGCAGCGAT ATCGAGTACAAGAAAGGCTCGAAGGAGAGCCAGGCCCAGTACAACCTCCCTCTGGACATGATCAACTTGAGCCACGCCAAGAAGGCCCAGGCCCTCGCCAGCGACCTGGAGTACCGCACCAAGCTCCACGACTACACCGTCATGGCCGACGACATCAAGGTTCAGCAGGCCAAAAAGGCGTACTCCCTTCAAAGCGAG AACCAGTATCGCTCCGACCTGAACTGGATGAAAGGCGTGGGCTGGGAGACTGAAGGCAGTCTGAACATCACACAGGCCAAGAAAGCTGGGGAGCTGCTAAGTGAT ACTAAATACCGTCAGAAGGCAGATAGCATCAAATTCACCCAGGTGGCAGATGATCTGTCCATCAAACACGCCCAAAAGAGCCAGGAGCTCCAGAGCGAC CTGGCgtacaaagcaaacacagagcacGACATGCACCAGTACACCATCACCAAGGATGAGCCTCTGTTCAGGCAGGCCAGGGCCAATGCCGACCTCCTCAGCGGG AAAGTGTACAAGAGCAgctgggagaagcagagggagaagggCTTCGAGCTGCGGCTGGACTCTCTGTCCATACTCAATGCCAAAGCCAAGAGAGACCTGGCCAGTGAT GTCAAATACAAGGAGAAttaccagaaaaacaaaggcaagGTTATCGGCATCAAGTCGGTAAGTGACGACTCTCAGATGGCTCATTCAGCGCTGGCCACCAAACTACAGAGTGACCGCCACTACAGGAAAAACTATGAGGACACAAAGACCAACTACAG CGTTTCTCTGGACATGCTGAACATCAGCCATGCCAAGAAAGCTCAAGACCTGGCGACGGAGACCAACTACAGGACCGTCCTGCACGAGTACACGACGCTGCCCACGGACGCCAGCGTGGCCTGGGCGAAGCAGGCCTACGGGTTACAGAGCGAT AAACAGTACAGGTCGGATCTGAACTGGATGAAGGGCGTCGGCTGGGAAGCCTCAAAATCCCTGGATGTGCAGCAGGCGAAGAAGGCTGGAGATCTCGTCAGCGAG AAAAAGTACCGTCAGGATGTGAGTGCTCTAAAGTTTACCAGCGTTGAGGACACGCCGGAGATGGTTCAAGCCAAACTCAGCAACAAACTGGCCATTGAT AGGTTGTACAAGGAGAAGGGTGAAAACATGAAGCACAACTACACAGTAAGCAGAGAGCTGCCGGAGCTGGTGCAGGCCAAGGTCAACGCCATGAACCTCAGCGAG AGCCATTACAAGGAATCCTGGACTAAACTACGTGACGGAGGCTACAAGCTGAGCCTGGATGCTATTCCCTTCCAGTCCGCCAAAGCGTCCGCAGAGATCCTCAGTGAT CAAAAGTATAAAGAAGACTTTGAGAAGACTAAAGGGAAGATGATTGGACTGAGGGGGCTGCAGGACGACCTAAACATCGCACACTCGGTTCACGCCAGCAGGCTGCAAAGCGAT ATCAAGTACAAGCAAGACTCGGCGAAGGAGCTGTCGAAGTTCCACCTTCCCATGGACATGCTGGAGGTGTCGCACGCCAAAAAGGCCCAGTCGCTGGTCAGCGATCAGGACTACAGGCTGACCCTGCACCAGTACACGTCGCTGCCCGACGACATGAAGGTGCAGGCGGCCAAGAAGGCGTACGCTCTGCAGAGTGAG AAACTGTATCGCTCGGACCTGAACTACCTGCGTGGCGCCGCCTGGATCGCCACCGGGGCCCTGCAGATCGAAGGCTCCAAGAAGGCCACGGACCTCATCAGTGAC AAAAAGTACCGCCAGCAGCCGTACCACTTCAAGCACACGTCCGTCACCGACTCTCCCGATATCATCCACGCCAAAGTCAGCGGGCAGATTACAAATGAG cgCTTGTACAAAGAAAAGGGAGTGAATGATCAACACAACTACACAATAACAAGCGAGAGACCGGAGATTACACAAGCAAAGATCAATGCAGCCAACTTCAGTGAG ATAAAGTATAAGGAATCCTGGCACACTCTGAGGGCACAGGGATACAAGCTCACTATGCAGGACATCCCCTTCCAGGCTGCCAAAACCTCCACAGGCATCGCTAGTGAT TACATGTACAAACACAACCACCTGTTGGATAAAGGGAAACACATCGGCGTCAAAAGCGTCCTGGACGACCCGCACCTCCTGCACTGCCTGCAGGCGGGCCGGCTGGCCAGCGACCAGGAGTACCGCAGGAGCGCGCTGAGCGCCAGCGGCCGGTACCGCCTCACGCCCGACATGATCCACCTGGTGACGGCCAAGAACGCCCAGGCCCTGGCCAGCGAGCAGGACTACAGGAAGAGGCTGCACGAGTACACGGCGCTGCCGGACGACATGAAGGTCGCGTGGGCCAAGAAGGCGTACGACCTGCAGAGCGAG AAACTGTACAAGTCCGACCTTAGGTTCATGAAAGGAGTGGCCTGGGACGGAGTGGGGGCGCCTCAGCTGGAGTCAGCCAAGAAGGCTGGGGAGCTCATAAGTGAC AAGAAGTATCGTCAGCTGCCGGACAGACTGAAGTTCACCTCAGTGGCCGACTCTCCCGACATCATCCACGCTAAGACGAGCTATCAGCAGTGCAGCGAG AGGCTGTACAAGTCTGGGAAGAACGACGACATGCACAAGTACACGTTACATCCGGACGATCCGGACTTTGTCAGAGCCAAGATCAACGCCCAGCAGATCAGCGAC AAAGTTTACAAGGCGTCTGGGGAGCAGGTGAAGACGTCGGGCTTCGACTTGAGGCTGGACGCTATTCCCTTCCAGACGGCCAAAGTCTCCAGGGAAATTGCCAGCGAT ttccACTATAAGGAGTCCCACCTGAAGGAGAAGGGCAAGCAGGTGGGCCTGCGCTGCGTGGAGGACGATCCCAAGATGGTGCACTCGCTGGCCGCCAGCAAACTCCAGAGCAACCTGGAGTACAAGCGCCAGTCCAAGCAGGAGCGCGGCAACTACAAGATCCACGCCGACCAGCCCGAGTTCCAGCAGGCCAAGAGGAGCCAGGCTCAGGCCAGCGACCTCACGTACCGCCGCAAGCTCCACGACTACACCTGTGACCCCCAACAGCTCGACGTCAAGCACGCCAAGCAGGCCTACAAGCTGCAGAGCGAC gtgaactacaAGTCAGACCTGAACTGGATCAAAGGAGTGGGCTGGACCCCTCCTGGCTCCCATAAGGCCGAGCTCGCCCGCCGGGCAGCCGAGCTGGGGCTGGCTGAGGGCGTTAGCGCCGACGAAGCTATCGCTAAGTACCAGCACATGATGATG ctgtatcaccagcagcagatggagcagcagcagcagcagcagcagcagcagcagcaggccttcGAAGAGGTGGAAGCCTGTAAAGAGATCCAACGAGGTGTCAACATGGACGCCATGGAGGTGCTGCACGTCAAGAGGAAGAAGACCATCCAGACGGTGCAGAAGAAAGCCACCAGCTCAACGACCTCGTTCAGGTCCATGGAGAAGAAGTCCAGCACTACCTCGTCTTCCTCGTCAGCTGGTCTCCAAAGCACAGTGAGAACATCTACTAAAGCAATAGAAGACGCGTAA